One segment of Elusimicrobiota bacterium DNA contains the following:
- a CDS encoding DUF2723 domain-containing protein gives MRRWEMFAVCWASFAWFLWRMAPSLTVGDAGEFAAAGATLGVAHAPGYPFYLLLGKAALAVFPGSLAYRLNLLSVMLMAAGSSVLWLLCRRQFGLSIWAALALWALFISEPHALTVGTEIEVFALLVFGALLIFWLLWERRFLAAAFALGLFMGNHHTLILLAPAYAILAFSGQTRRHVLNILAGGALAFFLGLSVYAYLPVAAARQPALNWGNPSNWPRFWHVLTRKDYGSTKLTVEAAESKTAGNYRRQAKRFAQGLGHEPAGAVLSVLGLLGLAVGFFSKERRAWTWSLAAGFFFSGPFFLFLGNPPFDPQTSGALERFYLLPLICLALAAPMGMEKAFEAVRIRRGEKAAAGVSAALGALAFFLSMTQPLLSRRGNYLVYDYGKNLLKSIAPNAYFFMEGGDDTMYSLAYLILAERRRPDLGSAADPKSLRVRDRAGLVYPSIYGFEFRSTPRDVRENMRAAFENNLARTETLFYQTLSLDLIEPARLLPAGLVQLRREKPPAMNSFVPLWPFYSLRGLEGGPSPHYRERSLIPYYYFARGQTAAHLFKPADALIDFRAAVHKGGDALWLYGNVSRAAGLLGAQAGERRLWAEALPLFEFAARQEPGEATHLLNACVVLDRMNRLEESLACYLQVSRVHSDFAPVYKNWGATLLAARRFSEAGRVFGRYYELTRDPQALVWIRQAK, from the coding sequence ATGAGGCGCTGGGAGATGTTCGCCGTTTGTTGGGCTTCCTTCGCCTGGTTTCTTTGGCGCATGGCGCCGTCCTTGACCGTGGGCGATGCCGGAGAATTCGCGGCTGCCGGCGCGACTTTGGGCGTGGCCCATGCGCCGGGGTATCCTTTCTACCTTCTTTTGGGCAAAGCCGCTTTAGCCGTTTTCCCCGGCTCCCTTGCTTATCGGTTGAATTTGCTCAGCGTCATGTTGATGGCCGCGGGTTCGTCCGTTCTATGGCTGCTGTGCCGGCGGCAATTCGGACTTTCGATTTGGGCGGCTTTGGCTCTGTGGGCGCTTTTCATCTCGGAACCTCATGCCCTGACCGTGGGCACGGAAATCGAAGTGTTCGCGCTTTTAGTTTTCGGCGCTTTGCTTATTTTTTGGCTGCTTTGGGAGCGGCGATTTTTGGCGGCGGCTTTTGCGTTAGGGCTTTTCATGGGCAATCACCACACATTGATTCTTCTGGCTCCGGCTTACGCGATCCTGGCTTTTTCCGGCCAAACCCGGCGCCATGTGTTGAACATTTTGGCGGGCGGCGCTTTGGCGTTTTTTTTGGGCCTTTCCGTTTACGCCTATCTGCCCGTGGCCGCGGCCCGGCAACCGGCTTTAAATTGGGGCAACCCCAGCAATTGGCCGCGCTTTTGGCATGTGCTCACGCGTAAGGATTACGGAAGCACCAAGCTGACCGTTGAAGCGGCTGAATCGAAGACCGCGGGCAATTACCGGCGTCAGGCCAAGAGATTCGCCCAAGGACTCGGGCATGAGCCCGCCGGCGCCGTCTTAAGCGTGCTGGGCCTTCTTGGTTTGGCTGTCGGGTTTTTTTCGAAAGAACGCCGGGCATGGACTTGGTCTTTGGCCGCAGGATTTTTCTTCTCCGGCCCGTTCTTTTTGTTTTTAGGCAATCCTCCGTTCGATCCGCAAACGTCGGGAGCCTTGGAGCGCTTCTATCTGTTGCCGTTGATTTGCCTGGCCCTGGCCGCGCCCATGGGCATGGAGAAAGCGTTCGAGGCCGTGCGCATCCGCCGGGGAGAAAAAGCGGCGGCGGGAGTTTCGGCGGCGCTCGGCGCGCTTGCGTTTTTTTTGTCGATGACCCAGCCGTTGTTATCCAGACGCGGCAATTATCTCGTCTACGACTATGGCAAGAATCTTTTGAAAAGCATCGCTCCGAACGCGTATTTTTTCATGGAAGGCGGCGACGACACCATGTACTCGCTGGCGTATTTGATCCTGGCCGAACGCCGCCGTCCGGATTTGGGATCGGCCGCCGATCCTAAGAGTTTGCGCGTGCGCGACCGGGCCGGTTTGGTTTATCCGAGCATTTACGGCTTCGAGTTCCGTTCGACGCCGCGCGATGTCCGGGAGAACATGCGCGCGGCTTTTGAAAACAATCTGGCCCGCACGGAAACTCTTTTTTATCAAACGCTCAGTCTGGATTTGATCGAGCCCGCCCGTCTGCTTCCCGCGGGCCTTGTTCAGCTCAGGCGGGAAAAACCGCCGGCGATGAATTCCTTCGTTCCTTTATGGCCGTTCTATTCTTTGCGCGGCCTCGAGGGGGGACCCAGCCCCCATTATCGAGAGCGATCATTGATTCCTTATTATTATTTCGCCCGGGGCCAAACCGCAGCGCATTTGTTCAAGCCCGCCGACGCGTTGATTGATTTCAGGGCGGCCGTTCATAAAGGCGGAGACGCTCTCTGGCTTTACGGCAACGTGTCGCGCGCCGCCGGCCTGTTGGGAGCTCAAGCCGGCGAGCGCCGGTTGTGGGCCGAGGCGCTGCCTTTATTTGAATTCGCCGCGCGGCAGGAACCGGGGGAAGCGACTCATCTGCTCAACGCCTGCGTGGTTTTAGACCGCATGAACCGTTTGGAGGAATCGTTGGCTTGCTATCTTCAGGTGAGCCGGGTCCATTCTGATTTTGCCCCTGTGTATAAAAATTGGGGCGCAACGCTCTTGGCGGCGCGCCGTTTCAGCGAAGCCGGGCGGGTATTCGGCCGTTACTATGAATTGACCCGCGATCCGCAGGCGTTGGTTTGGATCAGGCAAGCGAAATAA
- a CDS encoding zinc-binding dehydrogenase, whose amino-acid sequence MEKIVIHRPGGFGELRLETHPDPAPGPGEVLVRTKAVGVNFADCVVRRGLYASAKKYVGWPITPGFDIAGHVAAAGPDVDHFNKGDAVFGITRFGGYATHVAVPARQLRPLPKALSMEEAAAFPAVFLTAYHALHQNIRLRPGMTALVHSAAGGVGGALCQILKIAKCEVVGVVGSAAKTGFALAGGAHAVIDKSAGNFWAKARQLAPQGYDLILDANGADTLKESYRHLGPSGKLIVYGFHSMFPKAGGGTNWLHIIRDVIRMPRFNPLRMTQENKSVIAFNLSFLFSRTDLYDEAMDELIRWLGEGRLKPPQVTVYPLSEAARAQEVLESGRTTGKLVLSTSGGSLN is encoded by the coding sequence ATGGAAAAAATCGTCATTCATCGTCCCGGGGGTTTCGGCGAACTGCGGCTGGAAACTCATCCTGACCCGGCCCCGGGTCCGGGCGAGGTGTTGGTGCGCACCAAGGCCGTGGGCGTCAATTTTGCGGATTGCGTAGTGCGCCGGGGGCTTTACGCCTCGGCTAAAAAATATGTGGGCTGGCCCATCACCCCGGGCTTCGATATCGCCGGGCATGTGGCTGCCGCGGGCCCGGATGTGGATCATTTCAACAAGGGCGACGCTGTTTTCGGGATCACCCGCTTCGGTGGTTATGCGACTCATGTGGCTGTTCCCGCGCGGCAGTTGAGGCCGTTGCCCAAAGCATTGAGCATGGAGGAGGCCGCCGCTTTCCCCGCTGTTTTTTTGACCGCCTATCATGCGCTCCATCAAAATATCCGTTTGCGCCCGGGCATGACGGCTTTGGTTCATTCGGCCGCGGGCGGAGTTGGGGGCGCGCTTTGTCAAATTTTGAAAATCGCGAAATGCGAGGTGGTCGGGGTCGTGGGTTCCGCCGCCAAAACCGGCTTTGCGCTCGCCGGCGGCGCGCACGCGGTCATCGACAAAAGCGCCGGGAATTTTTGGGCGAAGGCCCGGCAACTGGCGCCTCAAGGCTATGATTTGATCTTGGACGCCAACGGCGCCGACACGCTCAAGGAAAGCTACCGGCATTTGGGCCCCAGCGGCAAGCTCATCGTTTATGGATTTCATTCCATGTTCCCTAAAGCGGGCGGCGGCACCAATTGGCTGCACATCATCCGTGACGTGATCCGCATGCCGCGTTTCAACCCGCTGCGCATGACTCAAGAAAACAAAAGCGTGATCGCGTTTAATCTGTCGTTCCTTTTTTCGCGCACGGACCTCTATGACGAGGCCATGGACGAGTTGATCCGCTGGCTCGGCGAAGGGCGTCTGAAACCGCCTCAAGTGACCGTGTATCCTTTGAGCGAAGCGGCCCGCGCCCAAGAGGTCTTGGAATCCGGCCGCACCACGGGCAAGCTTGTCCTCTCGACGTCCGGCGGGTCGTTGAATTGA
- a CDS encoding N-acetylmuramoyl-L-alanine amidase — MNRGVLLSGLWFTSVAFAWAQPAPVVFSTPSIKVNYPEFDRKVGAQRAVFILGNVQPPESNFRINGSSVPLYHNGGFLAYLPVAHGTFTFVCEAEFSGSTSTLDHRIYVSKSLEPGVADERTIEEEFTWPRKDVELKPGDWLRVQIKAAPRMKGYFQIKGVDGEWPLAEGAGSGLYSGAYQIQPEDKLKRAAIRFFLKGKKGKVKAKASGLVTVLRGPWAVAVVAPGKSDSAVVRTGPLTGYMMFLPGGVKVLVDGKMGDESRLWLSDAESGWIETSKLEFLPRATPQPRAVLSSAGTQASSSATYALLGMSDKVPFQAELLEDDFLRLKLYHTYAYLNWIVYDSSDTFVDWIRWRQEATQVAAVEIKTKKPMLGYDAYYENGILKVEIRHPPVFAPPPKSALDERLIVLDPGHSPSDPGRIGPMGLTERELNLRTALLLKPLLEKEGARVLLTRDADIEVSLQDRVRLAQSVKADAFLSLHNNALGDGENPFLLPHGFSLFYYHPHSMPLAQKIREAYKRNVPLYDEGLRYGNIMVARMSLMPAALVESAYFIFPDQEAMLNDPVFQEKLARSLLEGLKGFFEDMRKRVGPPPAVRAPAVAQPQENKTLPSGLETMPVQNKKKEPSKPASKSKKSAPKSRGKRNP, encoded by the coding sequence ATGAACCGAGGGGTTTTGCTGAGCGGGTTGTGGTTTACGTCCGTTGCTTTTGCCTGGGCTCAACCGGCCCCGGTCGTTTTTTCCACGCCCTCGATTAAAGTCAATTATCCGGAGTTTGACCGCAAGGTCGGCGCGCAGCGCGCGGTGTTTATTTTGGGCAATGTCCAGCCGCCCGAATCAAATTTCCGCATCAACGGTTCCAGCGTCCCTCTTTATCATAACGGAGGATTCCTGGCGTACCTGCCGGTCGCCCACGGAACATTCACGTTTGTTTGCGAGGCCGAGTTTTCCGGGTCCACCAGCACGCTTGATCACAGAATTTACGTGAGCAAGTCCTTGGAGCCGGGTGTCGCGGATGAGCGCACGATCGAGGAGGAGTTTACCTGGCCCAGAAAAGACGTCGAGCTTAAGCCCGGCGACTGGCTGCGCGTTCAAATCAAGGCCGCTCCGCGCATGAAAGGGTATTTCCAAATTAAAGGCGTCGACGGCGAATGGCCTCTTGCCGAGGGCGCGGGTTCCGGACTTTACAGCGGCGCTTATCAAATTCAGCCTGAGGATAAACTTAAGCGCGCCGCAATACGTTTTTTCCTTAAGGGCAAGAAAGGGAAGGTCAAAGCCAAGGCCTCCGGCCTTGTGACGGTCCTTCGTGGGCCCTGGGCCGTGGCCGTGGTTGCGCCCGGCAAATCGGATTCGGCTGTGGTGCGCACAGGGCCGTTGACCGGCTATATGATGTTCCTTCCCGGCGGCGTCAAGGTTTTAGTCGACGGCAAAATGGGCGATGAGTCGCGGCTCTGGCTTTCCGACGCGGAATCCGGATGGATCGAAACATCCAAGCTTGAATTTTTGCCCCGGGCGACGCCCCAGCCGCGCGCGGTGTTAAGCAGTGCGGGGACTCAGGCGTCGAGCTCCGCTACGTACGCGCTTTTAGGCATGAGCGACAAGGTGCCTTTCCAGGCCGAACTCCTCGAGGATGATTTTTTGCGGTTGAAGCTTTACCATACTTACGCCTATCTTAATTGGATCGTTTATGACTCATCGGACACGTTCGTGGATTGGATCCGTTGGCGTCAGGAGGCGACCCAGGTCGCGGCCGTTGAAATCAAGACAAAAAAGCCCATGTTGGGTTATGACGCGTATTACGAAAACGGAATCCTGAAGGTTGAAATACGGCATCCGCCCGTTTTCGCGCCGCCGCCCAAAAGCGCTTTGGATGAGCGGCTCATCGTTCTGGACCCGGGCCATTCGCCCTCGGATCCGGGGCGCATCGGCCCGATGGGCTTGACCGAACGGGAATTGAATCTCAGAACGGCTCTTCTGCTTAAACCGTTGCTGGAAAAAGAAGGCGCGCGCGTGTTGTTGACCCGGGACGCGGATATCGAGGTTTCCCTGCAGGATCGCGTGCGCTTGGCGCAGTCCGTGAAGGCCGACGCCTTCCTGAGCCTGCACAACAATGCTTTAGGCGACGGGGAAAATCCGTTTCTTCTGCCTCATGGGTTTTCGCTTTTTTATTATCACCCGCACAGCATGCCCTTGGCCCAGAAAATCCGCGAAGCGTACAAGAGGAACGTCCCTCTTTATGACGAGGGATTGCGCTACGGCAATATCATGGTGGCGCGCATGAGCTTGATGCCCGCGGCGCTGGTGGAGTCGGCCTATTTTATTTTTCCGGACCAGGAGGCTATGCTCAATGACCCTGTTTTTCAGGAAAAATTGGCGCGTTCGCTTCTGGAGGGCCTCAAAGGTTTTTTCGAAGACATGAGGAAGCGCGTCGGTCCGCCGCCCGCCGTTCGAGCGCCGGCCGTCGCCCAACCTCAAGAGAACAAAACGCTTCCGTCCGGGCTTGAAACCATGCCGGTTCAAAACAAGAAAAAAGAGCCGTCCAAACCTGCCTCCAAATCAAAAAAATCCGCCCCTAAATCTCGGGGCAAACGCAACCCGTAA
- a CDS encoding HAMP domain-containing histidine kinase → MKTLELASKEILTFLARAFSQAQVYTPAHPVVRKSLSEALALLAEIFDGDAHEEIVFYLDHDRLLVNGRFVGNLKEQGSGIRNLFLGFNLHSVSFLKGIEFDELAGFCELFRENIKDKKEFHAENWLQERKIVHIRANEAFYVKMDKNEDIVVKETGAAAGGEGLGQGIGYGGLSGNGGQGMGAGSGQESGDGSPSLKAILSKLPGSKEPGGSGGPGQSGQGAGEDKEKIEVNEATRVLLGEIVRFENEIKRIYGILGRFFSGFATIDRDGRILSVDSVTEALFNRKQKDLSGQTLAEVIEPALHLLALSKELGTLPSQPVSLAATYRADEQLEHAMSASGSLIYNEDERIVGLLVSPPQETLLRQYNQLKKDMLATVIDTLSAPLETLSQHLARFDSGMSSRMDADHRELFKQIKIQQERLASSVKSLKTYSDIAAAQLKVFNVSYSVYTLIHDATEQTASWAQERKIRIETQLEKSLPLAQCDPKRSLEMLRHLIAIAIKSSPEGSIVTVWAQKGAQEHEGFIVFGIANAPGALKQSGLEKALDEFKKAQGVSDEQKFDLGLELVNALAQAQKGKFWITREEGRPRTACFRLPVFIAPPDYKPPEAKKETQVELTWWQKLLKLIGL, encoded by the coding sequence ATGAAAACCCTTGAATTGGCCTCGAAAGAAATTTTGACTTTTCTGGCCCGCGCTTTTTCCCAGGCTCAAGTGTATACCCCGGCGCATCCGGTCGTGCGCAAGTCCTTGTCCGAAGCTTTGGCCTTGCTGGCTGAGATATTCGACGGCGATGCCCATGAAGAAATCGTTTTTTATCTGGATCACGACCGTTTGTTGGTCAACGGACGCTTTGTGGGCAATCTCAAGGAACAGGGAAGCGGCATCAGGAATCTTTTTCTAGGGTTCAATCTTCACAGCGTTAGTTTTCTCAAGGGCATCGAGTTCGATGAATTAGCCGGTTTTTGCGAATTATTCCGGGAAAATATCAAAGACAAGAAAGAATTTCACGCCGAGAATTGGCTGCAAGAAAGAAAGATTGTTCATATTCGCGCCAACGAGGCGTTTTACGTGAAGATGGATAAAAATGAAGACATCGTTGTTAAGGAGACCGGCGCTGCGGCGGGCGGAGAGGGCCTTGGTCAAGGAATCGGATACGGGGGCTTGTCCGGCAATGGCGGCCAGGGCATGGGCGCAGGCTCCGGCCAAGAGTCCGGCGACGGCAGCCCTTCTTTGAAAGCGATTCTGTCCAAATTGCCCGGCTCCAAAGAGCCTGGCGGCTCAGGCGGACCCGGCCAATCCGGGCAAGGGGCGGGGGAAGATAAGGAAAAAATTGAAGTCAATGAAGCCACAAGGGTTCTGTTGGGCGAAATCGTTCGTTTTGAAAATGAGATCAAACGTATTTACGGAATTTTAGGCAGGTTTTTTTCAGGCTTCGCCACCATAGACCGCGATGGCCGCATTCTAAGCGTTGATTCGGTCACCGAGGCGTTATTTAATCGTAAGCAAAAAGATTTATCCGGCCAAACGCTCGCGGAGGTTATTGAACCGGCGTTGCACCTGCTGGCCTTGTCCAAGGAACTGGGAACCCTGCCTTCCCAGCCGGTTTCCCTTGCGGCCACCTATCGAGCGGATGAGCAGTTGGAGCACGCCATGAGCGCCAGCGGCTCCCTCATTTACAATGAAGACGAACGAATTGTGGGCCTGCTGGTATCGCCGCCCCAGGAAACGCTGTTGAGACAATACAATCAGCTTAAGAAAGATATGTTGGCCACGGTGATTGATACCTTGAGCGCCCCTCTTGAAACCTTATCCCAGCATTTAGCTCGGTTTGATTCCGGCATGTCCAGTCGCATGGATGCCGATCATCGAGAGCTCTTTAAACAGATTAAGATTCAACAGGAACGGCTCGCCTCTTCGGTTAAGAGCCTCAAGACTTATTCGGATATCGCCGCAGCTCAGCTTAAAGTCTTTAACGTATCCTACTCGGTCTACACCCTGATTCATGACGCCACCGAGCAAACGGCTTCATGGGCGCAAGAAAGGAAAATTCGCATTGAAACCCAATTGGAAAAAAGTTTGCCCTTGGCGCAATGCGATCCCAAGCGCTCTCTTGAAATGCTGCGTCATTTGATCGCCATCGCCATCAAGAGTTCTCCGGAGGGGTCGATCGTCACTGTCTGGGCCCAGAAGGGCGCCCAGGAGCATGAGGGTTTTATTGTGTTCGGCATCGCCAATGCGCCCGGCGCCCTAAAGCAGTCCGGCTTAGAGAAGGCCTTGGACGAATTCAAAAAGGCGCAGGGTGTTTCCGATGAGCAAAAATTTGACCTGGGTCTTGAGCTCGTCAATGCCCTGGCGCAGGCCCAAAAAGGCAAATTTTGGATAACCCGGGAGGAGGGCCGGCCCAGAACGGCATGCTTTAGACTGCCCGTCTTCATCGCTCCCCCGGATTACAAGCCCCCTGAGGCAAAAAAAGAGACGCAGGTTGAATTAACTTGGTGGCAGAAACTGCTTAAGCTTATCGGTCTTTGA
- a CDS encoding cytochrome c/FTR1 family iron permease — MAFQVRVIAAALALSAAGVLNAGGEAMGERVKRIAFTFNIASLEYAEGVAEGRIINPVEYQEASEFIAQAREQLARAVVDAGLSDFESSSLLKDAAKLQDMIRTKASPAAVRGLTEAVNLNLSRVFGIDVRPLPQKSPSLAGGKKIFHLQCAICHGDQGDGRGPAAPGVEPKPADFGGDRLRSLTPSALWQVTTLGVEGTAMISWADRLNEQERWDVVSYLWQLTAQPALLARGREIVSSLNTRLPDKFADKDFWAQTSDEEAAKLFANFIPGAKEGNDALALARYLRLGSAGHGEAAALAAGSAGETQTPPWALFVQSLTIILREGMEAILILAAIIAYLRRSGNAGKVRHVVHGALLAVAASVATAWVMEQVFGASKLDQEALEGITMLVAVAVLFYVSNWLISKIETRRWQNFIQDKVAGALSSRNITALSLAAFLAVYREGFETVLFYKALHGLSAQAGPAPLWSGFLAGCALLAVLFLIIERLGYRLALKQFFMGTSAFLFLMAFSFMGRGIAELQEAGWLPSSSGAWLPKIPFLGIYPTLETTMGQLLVLAALAASVIYVFYIEPNRRFRHLASREPVAKELEPSVKA; from the coding sequence ATGGCATTTCAAGTAAGAGTCATTGCCGCGGCCTTGGCGTTGTCCGCCGCCGGCGTTTTAAACGCGGGCGGCGAAGCCATGGGCGAGCGGGTCAAGCGCATCGCCTTCACCTTCAATATCGCCTCGTTGGAATACGCCGAGGGCGTGGCCGAAGGCCGGATCATCAACCCCGTCGAATATCAGGAAGCCTCGGAATTCATCGCCCAAGCCCGCGAGCAATTGGCGCGCGCGGTCGTGGACGCCGGCTTGTCCGATTTTGAAAGCTCCTCGTTGCTGAAGGACGCCGCTAAATTGCAGGACATGATCCGGACCAAAGCCTCCCCGGCGGCGGTGCGCGGTTTGACCGAGGCCGTTAATTTGAATTTGAGCCGGGTTTTCGGTATCGATGTCCGGCCCTTGCCGCAGAAAAGCCCGTCCTTAGCCGGCGGGAAGAAAATTTTTCATCTTCAGTGCGCGATCTGCCACGGCGACCAAGGCGACGGACGCGGGCCGGCCGCTCCCGGCGTCGAACCCAAGCCAGCGGATTTCGGCGGTGATAGGTTGCGCAGCCTCACGCCGTCGGCGCTTTGGCAGGTGACGACATTGGGCGTGGAAGGCACGGCCATGATTTCCTGGGCGGATCGATTGAACGAGCAGGAGCGCTGGGATGTGGTTTCTTATCTTTGGCAGTTGACCGCTCAGCCCGCGCTTTTAGCCCGCGGCCGGGAAATTGTTTCATCCCTCAACACCCGCTTACCGGATAAATTCGCGGATAAGGATTTTTGGGCTCAAACCAGCGATGAGGAAGCGGCTAAACTTTTCGCGAATTTTATTCCCGGCGCAAAAGAGGGAAACGATGCCCTTGCTTTGGCGCGGTATTTGCGCTTGGGTTCGGCGGGGCATGGCGAAGCCGCTGCGCTAGCCGCCGGCTCCGCCGGTGAGACGCAGACCCCGCCCTGGGCCCTGTTCGTGCAGTCGTTGACTATTATTTTGCGTGAAGGCATGGAAGCTATCCTGATTCTGGCCGCCATCATCGCCTACCTGCGCCGGTCGGGGAATGCGGGCAAAGTCAGGCACGTCGTTCATGGAGCTCTGCTGGCGGTGGCCGCGTCCGTGGCAACCGCATGGGTCATGGAGCAAGTGTTCGGAGCGTCGAAGCTCGATCAAGAAGCCTTGGAAGGCATCACCATGCTGGTCGCCGTGGCCGTGCTTTTTTACGTTTCCAACTGGTTGATTTCCAAAATAGAAACCCGGCGTTGGCAGAATTTCATTCAGGATAAAGTGGCCGGCGCCTTGTCGTCGAGAAATATCACGGCTCTTTCGCTCGCCGCGTTTCTGGCGGTGTATCGGGAGGGTTTTGAAACCGTTCTTTTTTACAAAGCCCTGCACGGCTTGAGCGCCCAAGCCGGACCGGCGCCCCTATGGAGCGGTTTTTTGGCCGGCTGCGCCTTGTTGGCCGTCCTGTTTTTGATCATCGAACGCCTTGGCTACCGCCTTGCGTTGAAACAATTTTTCATGGGCACCAGCGCGTTCCTTTTCCTGATGGCTTTTTCTTTCATGGGCCGGGGCATCGCCGAGCTTCAGGAAGCCGGATGGCTGCCGTCTTCATCGGGAGCGTGGCTTCCTAAAATTCCTTTTTTGGGGATTTATCCGACTTTGGAAACCACGATGGGGCAGTTGTTGGTATTGGCGGCGTTGGCCGCTTCCGTCATTTACGTCTTTTACATCGAGCCGAATCGCCGTTTTCGGCATTTGGCGTCGCGGGAGCCCGTCGCCAAGGAATTGGAGCCCTCGGTCAAGGCATGA
- a CDS encoding (2Fe-2S)-binding protein: MSPAQQAALARFACYCLRVSHEQVLAAIETKQINSIQDIIRYTQAGDGCTACHPLLKRYLRKKGYCSDPICSAK; encoded by the coding sequence ATGAGCCCGGCCCAACAGGCGGCGTTGGCAAGATTCGCGTGTTATTGTTTGCGCGTCAGCCATGAGCAGGTTTTGGCGGCCATCGAAACCAAGCAAATCAACAGCATTCAGGATATTATCCGCTACACCCAGGCTGGCGACGGCTGCACCGCCTGCCACCCGCTGCTGAAGCGCTATTTACGGAAGAAGGGTTATTGCTCCGACCCGATCTGTTCGGCTAAATAA
- the bfr gene encoding bacterioferritin gives MKGNNKIIEALNKALTIELTAINQYFVQAKMCKNWGYNKLAKKHFEESVGEMKHAEALVDRILFLEGTPMISRYDVIRVGTDVKTQFENDLKLETNGVKTYNEAIALCLNVNDAGSREIMEHILTDSEGHVDWLESQLNVIKEVGLEAYLAEQIGSEQ, from the coding sequence ATGAAAGGAAACAACAAAATCATCGAAGCGCTCAATAAAGCGTTGACCATCGAGCTGACGGCCATCAACCAGTATTTCGTGCAGGCCAAAATGTGCAAAAACTGGGGCTATAACAAACTGGCTAAAAAACATTTCGAGGAATCCGTCGGCGAGATGAAGCACGCCGAGGCGCTGGTGGATCGAATCCTGTTTTTGGAAGGCACGCCCATGATTTCACGCTATGACGTGATCCGCGTGGGCACGGACGTCAAAACGCAGTTTGAAAACGATTTGAAGCTGGAAACCAACGGAGTCAAAACCTACAACGAAGCCATCGCGCTGTGCTTAAACGTCAATGACGCGGGCAGCCGCGAAATCATGGAGCATATCCTGACCGACTCCGAAGGGCACGTGGATTGGCTGGAATCCCAGCTCAACGTCATTAAAGAGGTCGGGCTGGAAGCTTATTTAGCCGAACAGATCGGGTCGGAGCAATAA